The proteins below are encoded in one region of Saccopteryx leptura isolate mSacLep1 chromosome 1, mSacLep1_pri_phased_curated, whole genome shotgun sequence:
- the FAM118A gene encoding protein FAM118A isoform X3 has product MDSLEKTTNRSEQKSSRKFLKSLIQKQPQELLLVIGTGVSAAVAPGIPALCSWRSCLEAVLEAAEQLEVLHPGDVAEFRRKVMKDRDLLVVAHDLIRKMSPDCLMEIFDNLEQHIQDPLVLQSILSLMERGTMVLTTNYDNLLEIFGQQQNKPMESLDLKDKTKVLKWARGHIRYGVLHIHGLYTDPCGMVLDPSGYKDVTQDPEVMVRPPAVALLVLLGTLVAAVWEVLQSLYCKKSFLFVGCGETLRDQIFQALFLYSVPNKADLEHYMVVLKESEDHFFKHQADMLLFGIKVVSYGACFDHFPGYMRDLATQICKQWNPDAERVDSTTLLGNVCQDCAKRKLEENGIEVSKQLRQSDDTGAS; this is encoded by the exons ATGGATTCTCTGGAAAAGACAACAAATAGAAGTGAACAAAAGTCAAG tagaaagtttttaaaaagcctcaTCCAGAAACAGCCGCAAGAACTGCTCCTGGTGATCGGGACCGGAGTCAGTGCAGCCGTGGCCCCGGGGATCCCCGCCCTCTGCTCCTGGAGGAGCTGCCTGGAGGCCGTCCTCGAGGCTGCGGAGCAGCTGGAGGTGCTCCACCCCGGGGATGTGGCCGAGTTCCGCAGGAAGGTGATGAAGGACCGGGACCTGCTGGTTGTTGCCCATGATCTGATCCGGAAGATGTCACCT GACTGCCTGATGGAGATCTTTGACAACCTGGAGCAGCACATCCAGGACCCGCTGGTGCTGCAGTCCATCCTCAGCCTGATGGAGAGGGGAACAATGGTGCTGACCACCAACTATGACAACCTGCTGGAGATCTTTGGGCAGCAGCAGAACAAGCCCATGGAGTCCTTAGATCTGAAGGACAAGACCAAG GTCCTTAAGTGGGCAAGAGGACACATCAGATACGGAGTTCTTCACATCCATGGCTTATACACAGACCCCTGTGGGATGGTATTGGATCCTTCAGGATATAAGGATGTCACCCAAGACCCAGAAGTGATGGTACGACCACCTGCTGTGGCACTGCTTGTACTCCTTGGAACTCTGGTGGCAGCAGTCTGG GAGGTGCTCCAGAGCTTATACTGCAAGAAGTCCTTTCTGTTCGTGGGCTGTGGGGAGACCCTTCGGGACCAGATATTCCAAGCACTCTTCCTATACTCGGTGCCGAACAAGGCGGATTTGGAGCACTACATGGTCGTGCTCAAGGAGAGCGAGGACCATTTCTTCAAGCACCAAGCTGACATGCTACTATTTGGGATCAAAGTCGTGTCCTATGGGGCCTGTTTCGACCACTTCCCGGGGTACATGCGAGACCTGGCCACTCAGATCTGCAAACAGTGGAATCCAG atGCTGAGCGAGTGGACAGCACCACGCTGTTGG GGAATGTGTGTCAGGACTGTGCAAAGAGGAAGTTAGAAGAGAATGGAATTGAAGTTTCAAAACAGCTCCGACAATCAG ATGATACTGGAGCATCTTGA
- the FAM118A gene encoding protein FAM118A isoform X1 — translation MDSLEKTTNRSEQKSSRKFLKSLIQKQPQELLLVIGTGVSAAVAPGIPALCSWRSCLEAVLEAAEQLEVLHPGDVAEFRRKVMKDRDLLVVAHDLIRKMSPRTGDTKPNFFQDCLMEIFDNLEQHIQDPLVLQSILSLMERGTMVLTTNYDNLLEIFGQQQNKPMESLDLKDKTKVLKWARGHIRYGVLHIHGLYTDPCGMVLDPSGYKDVTQDPEVMVRPPAVALLVLLGTLVAAVWEVLQSLYCKKSFLFVGCGETLRDQIFQALFLYSVPNKADLEHYMVVLKESEDHFFKHQADMLLFGIKVVSYGACFDHFPGYMRDLATQICKQWNPDAERVDSTTLLGNVCQDCAKRKLEENGIEVSKQLRQSDDTGAS, via the exons ATGGATTCTCTGGAAAAGACAACAAATAGAAGTGAACAAAAGTCAAG tagaaagtttttaaaaagcctcaTCCAGAAACAGCCGCAAGAACTGCTCCTGGTGATCGGGACCGGAGTCAGTGCAGCCGTGGCCCCGGGGATCCCCGCCCTCTGCTCCTGGAGGAGCTGCCTGGAGGCCGTCCTCGAGGCTGCGGAGCAGCTGGAGGTGCTCCACCCCGGGGATGTGGCCGAGTTCCGCAGGAAGGTGATGAAGGACCGGGACCTGCTGGTTGTTGCCCATGATCTGATCCGGAAGATGTCACCT CGGACAGGCGACACCAAGCCCAACTTCTTCCAGGACTGCCTGATGGAGATCTTTGACAACCTGGAGCAGCACATCCAGGACCCGCTGGTGCTGCAGTCCATCCTCAGCCTGATGGAGAGGGGAACAATGGTGCTGACCACCAACTATGACAACCTGCTGGAGATCTTTGGGCAGCAGCAGAACAAGCCCATGGAGTCCTTAGATCTGAAGGACAAGACCAAG GTCCTTAAGTGGGCAAGAGGACACATCAGATACGGAGTTCTTCACATCCATGGCTTATACACAGACCCCTGTGGGATGGTATTGGATCCTTCAGGATATAAGGATGTCACCCAAGACCCAGAAGTGATGGTACGACCACCTGCTGTGGCACTGCTTGTACTCCTTGGAACTCTGGTGGCAGCAGTCTGG GAGGTGCTCCAGAGCTTATACTGCAAGAAGTCCTTTCTGTTCGTGGGCTGTGGGGAGACCCTTCGGGACCAGATATTCCAAGCACTCTTCCTATACTCGGTGCCGAACAAGGCGGATTTGGAGCACTACATGGTCGTGCTCAAGGAGAGCGAGGACCATTTCTTCAAGCACCAAGCTGACATGCTACTATTTGGGATCAAAGTCGTGTCCTATGGGGCCTGTTTCGACCACTTCCCGGGGTACATGCGAGACCTGGCCACTCAGATCTGCAAACAGTGGAATCCAG atGCTGAGCGAGTGGACAGCACCACGCTGTTGG GGAATGTGTGTCAGGACTGTGCAAAGAGGAAGTTAGAAGAGAATGGAATTGAAGTTTCAAAACAGCTCCGACAATCAG ATGATACTGGAGCATCTTGA
- the FAM118A gene encoding protein FAM118A isoform X4, whose product MDSLEKTTNRSEQKSSRKFLKSLIQKQPQELLLVIGTGVSAAVAPGIPALCSWRSCLEAVLEAAEQLEVLHPGDVAEFRRKVMKDRDLLVVAHDLIRKMSPRTGDTKPNFFQDCLMEIFDNLEQHIQDPLVLQSILSLMERGTMVLTTNYDNLLEIFGQQQNKPMESLDLKDKTKVLKWARGHIRYGVLHIHGLYTDPCGMVLDPSGYKDVTQDPEVMEVLQSLYCKKSFLFVGCGETLRDQIFQALFLYSVPNKADLEHYMVVLKESEDHFFKHQADMLLFGIKVVSYGACFDHFPGYMRDLATQICKQWNPDAERVDSTTLLGNVCQDCAKRKLEENGIEVSKQLRQSDDTGAS is encoded by the exons ATGGATTCTCTGGAAAAGACAACAAATAGAAGTGAACAAAAGTCAAG tagaaagtttttaaaaagcctcaTCCAGAAACAGCCGCAAGAACTGCTCCTGGTGATCGGGACCGGAGTCAGTGCAGCCGTGGCCCCGGGGATCCCCGCCCTCTGCTCCTGGAGGAGCTGCCTGGAGGCCGTCCTCGAGGCTGCGGAGCAGCTGGAGGTGCTCCACCCCGGGGATGTGGCCGAGTTCCGCAGGAAGGTGATGAAGGACCGGGACCTGCTGGTTGTTGCCCATGATCTGATCCGGAAGATGTCACCT CGGACAGGCGACACCAAGCCCAACTTCTTCCAGGACTGCCTGATGGAGATCTTTGACAACCTGGAGCAGCACATCCAGGACCCGCTGGTGCTGCAGTCCATCCTCAGCCTGATGGAGAGGGGAACAATGGTGCTGACCACCAACTATGACAACCTGCTGGAGATCTTTGGGCAGCAGCAGAACAAGCCCATGGAGTCCTTAGATCTGAAGGACAAGACCAAG GTCCTTAAGTGGGCAAGAGGACACATCAGATACGGAGTTCTTCACATCCATGGCTTATACACAGACCCCTGTGGGATGGTATTGGATCCTTCAGGATATAAGGATGTCACCCAAGACCCAGAAGTGATG GAGGTGCTCCAGAGCTTATACTGCAAGAAGTCCTTTCTGTTCGTGGGCTGTGGGGAGACCCTTCGGGACCAGATATTCCAAGCACTCTTCCTATACTCGGTGCCGAACAAGGCGGATTTGGAGCACTACATGGTCGTGCTCAAGGAGAGCGAGGACCATTTCTTCAAGCACCAAGCTGACATGCTACTATTTGGGATCAAAGTCGTGTCCTATGGGGCCTGTTTCGACCACTTCCCGGGGTACATGCGAGACCTGGCCACTCAGATCTGCAAACAGTGGAATCCAG atGCTGAGCGAGTGGACAGCACCACGCTGTTGG GGAATGTGTGTCAGGACTGTGCAAAGAGGAAGTTAGAAGAGAATGGAATTGAAGTTTCAAAACAGCTCCGACAATCAG ATGATACTGGAGCATCTTGA
- the FAM118A gene encoding protein FAM118A isoform X2 yields the protein MDSLEKTTNRSEQKSRKFLKSLIQKQPQELLLVIGTGVSAAVAPGIPALCSWRSCLEAVLEAAEQLEVLHPGDVAEFRRKVMKDRDLLVVAHDLIRKMSPRTGDTKPNFFQDCLMEIFDNLEQHIQDPLVLQSILSLMERGTMVLTTNYDNLLEIFGQQQNKPMESLDLKDKTKVLKWARGHIRYGVLHIHGLYTDPCGMVLDPSGYKDVTQDPEVMVRPPAVALLVLLGTLVAAVWEVLQSLYCKKSFLFVGCGETLRDQIFQALFLYSVPNKADLEHYMVVLKESEDHFFKHQADMLLFGIKVVSYGACFDHFPGYMRDLATQICKQWNPDAERVDSTTLLGNVCQDCAKRKLEENGIEVSKQLRQSDDTGAS from the exons ATGGATTCTCTGGAAAAGACAACAAATAGAAGTGAACAAAAGTCAAG aaagtttttaaaaagcctcaTCCAGAAACAGCCGCAAGAACTGCTCCTGGTGATCGGGACCGGAGTCAGTGCAGCCGTGGCCCCGGGGATCCCCGCCCTCTGCTCCTGGAGGAGCTGCCTGGAGGCCGTCCTCGAGGCTGCGGAGCAGCTGGAGGTGCTCCACCCCGGGGATGTGGCCGAGTTCCGCAGGAAGGTGATGAAGGACCGGGACCTGCTGGTTGTTGCCCATGATCTGATCCGGAAGATGTCACCT CGGACAGGCGACACCAAGCCCAACTTCTTCCAGGACTGCCTGATGGAGATCTTTGACAACCTGGAGCAGCACATCCAGGACCCGCTGGTGCTGCAGTCCATCCTCAGCCTGATGGAGAGGGGAACAATGGTGCTGACCACCAACTATGACAACCTGCTGGAGATCTTTGGGCAGCAGCAGAACAAGCCCATGGAGTCCTTAGATCTGAAGGACAAGACCAAG GTCCTTAAGTGGGCAAGAGGACACATCAGATACGGAGTTCTTCACATCCATGGCTTATACACAGACCCCTGTGGGATGGTATTGGATCCTTCAGGATATAAGGATGTCACCCAAGACCCAGAAGTGATGGTACGACCACCTGCTGTGGCACTGCTTGTACTCCTTGGAACTCTGGTGGCAGCAGTCTGG GAGGTGCTCCAGAGCTTATACTGCAAGAAGTCCTTTCTGTTCGTGGGCTGTGGGGAGACCCTTCGGGACCAGATATTCCAAGCACTCTTCCTATACTCGGTGCCGAACAAGGCGGATTTGGAGCACTACATGGTCGTGCTCAAGGAGAGCGAGGACCATTTCTTCAAGCACCAAGCTGACATGCTACTATTTGGGATCAAAGTCGTGTCCTATGGGGCCTGTTTCGACCACTTCCCGGGGTACATGCGAGACCTGGCCACTCAGATCTGCAAACAGTGGAATCCAG atGCTGAGCGAGTGGACAGCACCACGCTGTTGG GGAATGTGTGTCAGGACTGTGCAAAGAGGAAGTTAGAAGAGAATGGAATTGAAGTTTCAAAACAGCTCCGACAATCAG ATGATACTGGAGCATCTTGA
- the FAM118A gene encoding protein FAM118A isoform X5, giving the protein MDSLEKTTNRSEQKSRKFLKSLIQKQPQELLLVIGTGVSAAVAPGIPALCSWRSCLEAVLEAAEQLEVLHPGDVAEFRRKVMKDRDLLVVAHDLIRKMSPRTGDTKPNFFQDCLMEIFDNLEQHIQDPLVLQSILSLMERGTMVLTTNYDNLLEIFGQQQNKPMESLDLKDKTKVLKWARGHIRYGVLHIHGLYTDPCGMVLDPSGYKDVTQDPEVMEVLQSLYCKKSFLFVGCGETLRDQIFQALFLYSVPNKADLEHYMVVLKESEDHFFKHQADMLLFGIKVVSYGACFDHFPGYMRDLATQICKQWNPDAERVDSTTLLGNVCQDCAKRKLEENGIEVSKQLRQSDDTGAS; this is encoded by the exons ATGGATTCTCTGGAAAAGACAACAAATAGAAGTGAACAAAAGTCAAG aaagtttttaaaaagcctcaTCCAGAAACAGCCGCAAGAACTGCTCCTGGTGATCGGGACCGGAGTCAGTGCAGCCGTGGCCCCGGGGATCCCCGCCCTCTGCTCCTGGAGGAGCTGCCTGGAGGCCGTCCTCGAGGCTGCGGAGCAGCTGGAGGTGCTCCACCCCGGGGATGTGGCCGAGTTCCGCAGGAAGGTGATGAAGGACCGGGACCTGCTGGTTGTTGCCCATGATCTGATCCGGAAGATGTCACCT CGGACAGGCGACACCAAGCCCAACTTCTTCCAGGACTGCCTGATGGAGATCTTTGACAACCTGGAGCAGCACATCCAGGACCCGCTGGTGCTGCAGTCCATCCTCAGCCTGATGGAGAGGGGAACAATGGTGCTGACCACCAACTATGACAACCTGCTGGAGATCTTTGGGCAGCAGCAGAACAAGCCCATGGAGTCCTTAGATCTGAAGGACAAGACCAAG GTCCTTAAGTGGGCAAGAGGACACATCAGATACGGAGTTCTTCACATCCATGGCTTATACACAGACCCCTGTGGGATGGTATTGGATCCTTCAGGATATAAGGATGTCACCCAAGACCCAGAAGTGATG GAGGTGCTCCAGAGCTTATACTGCAAGAAGTCCTTTCTGTTCGTGGGCTGTGGGGAGACCCTTCGGGACCAGATATTCCAAGCACTCTTCCTATACTCGGTGCCGAACAAGGCGGATTTGGAGCACTACATGGTCGTGCTCAAGGAGAGCGAGGACCATTTCTTCAAGCACCAAGCTGACATGCTACTATTTGGGATCAAAGTCGTGTCCTATGGGGCCTGTTTCGACCACTTCCCGGGGTACATGCGAGACCTGGCCACTCAGATCTGCAAACAGTGGAATCCAG atGCTGAGCGAGTGGACAGCACCACGCTGTTGG GGAATGTGTGTCAGGACTGTGCAAAGAGGAAGTTAGAAGAGAATGGAATTGAAGTTTCAAAACAGCTCCGACAATCAG ATGATACTGGAGCATCTTGA